From the genome of Triticum aestivum cultivar Chinese Spring chromosome 1A, IWGSC CS RefSeq v2.1, whole genome shotgun sequence:
TACTCCAGATGAGGCAAGTGCTTCACCAGACGAGGAAGAGGAAAGTGATGCTCCAAATGAGGCAAGTAAAAAGATGAAGaagcacaaagtaacacgagataaCATACTTGAAAGTGCTGCCTCTATGATGATCAAACATGGGTCAAGCACCAAAACCATTGAGGTGGTATTTCAAGGAGAGGTTGGGACTGGGCGAGGCCCAACCTTTGAATTTTACAGTACTGTTAGTCATGAACTTCAGAGGCTCGGGATTGGGATGTGGAGAGGCGATAATGCTAGAAAAGCAGGAGAAAATGGATTCGTTCGTTCTGGCTTTGGGCTGTTTCCACAGCCATGGTCCTCAGTAGGCACTTCAACACGGGGGATCGAATTGTCTGACGTAGTAAAAAAGTTCAAGCTTCTTGGACATGTTGTAGCCAGAGCCCTTCTTGATGGAAGGATCCTGGACATCCCGCTCTCAAAAGCATTCTACAAGATCATGCTTGGCCAGGTACTTCCTTCAGCAATCATCGAATAACTGTTTATCCATTCCCTCTTCTTTGCTCAATTGCATCTCCTATATGTTCTTATCATGGATCTTTTTTTGATTTTAGGAGCTAGATATCTACGACATTCCATCATTTGATCCTGAGCTGGGCAAAACGGTAATGGAGTTTCAAGCACTAGTTAAAAGGAAGAAGTTCTTGGAGAAATCTTCAGAGAAGACATCCAATCCCAGCGCAGATTTGTCATATAAAAATGTGAGACTGGAAGATTTGTGCCTGGACTTTACTCTTCCTGGAAATTCTGAATATGAGCTTGTTCCTGGAGGCTCAGACAAGATGGTGACCCTAGACAATCTGGAGGAGTATGTAAATTTGATAGTTGATGCGACCTTGAAGGGTGGGATTGCGAAACAGGTCGAGGCTTTCAAGTCTGCAGTCAACGAGGTCAGTTTTCTGTTGAATAATTAGATCAAATATATTTTATCTTCTTTTCTGAAGTGGACAAGTACTGACCTGTTTTGACAACTTGCAGGTCTTTGCTCTGAAGACCCTTAGATTGTTCGACGAGGAAGAGATGGAGCGCATACTTTGTGGTGAACAAGATTCTTGGGCTGTAAGCACCCCATTGTTTCTTATCTTCATTGCTACAAAGTGTTTTTGCTTAATGGTTTGACTTGGTATGCTTCTTGCAGTCAAGCAAACTTGAAGATCACATCGAATTCGAGCATGGCTACGATGCTAGCAGTCCACCAATAAAAAGTGTAAGTAGAACGTAGACACAAGCTTCTCAAATactacctctgtaccaaaatataagGCGTTTTTGCTGttcaatttgaactgcaaaaacgtcttatatttttaTAGGGGGGGAGTATTTGTCTTCTGAACAGCTAATAATATAGAACTGAAATGCTAATACTCAATAATCCATTGGTGCAGTTCCTGGAGATCTTGCGGGAGTTTGAAAGAGAGGACCAGCGGGCATTCCTCCAATTCACCACTGGTGCTCCTCAGCTCCCACTTGGTGGCCTAGCTTCGCTCGATCCAAAGCTCACCGTCGTGCGAAAGGTTCGCAATTCTGTTTCTCATAAGAAACTATACTCTAATATGGCAAAAGTCTGAGGTTCCGATGAAACTGTTCTGAACGACATTCATTATGTTCAACAGCAATGTGATGGCAACGTCGACAACGAGTTGCCAAGCGTCAACACTTGCCGGCACTTCATCAAGCTTCCTCCTTACTCCTCGAAGGTACCATGAAAAGAGACCCACCCATGCATACATAGTTATTAATACTTCATTCTACAAGCATGCAAAGCCGGGAAGATTTCTCACCCTCTGTGTTTCTGGATCATCGCAGGAGATCAtgaaagcaaaactcaaatacgCTCTGGCCGAGGGTTTAGGCTCCTTCCACTTGTCATGACAAGGGTCAGAAGGGGTAGGAGCAATGTACATACTAGATAGGGTAGAGCATTGTTTTCTCTTCTTCTGATCTGTTGATGTTTCTGGCTGGGGATCGGTCGCGCTGAATGTGCAACTCCAATTTTCTCCCCTCCAGTTAGATCAATGTTGTACAGCCCACTTTGATTCTTTCGAGTCAATGTATGTAACGTGATATCTTGACACCTCCAAGTTGAGAATGTATTGATGCTGTTCGGTTGCAAATGATTACTTCTTGCTGAATTGATTAATCCTGCAGCAACAGCCCTACACTTGTTCGTTACattgttactccctccgtaaagaaatataagagcgcgAAGAGCAGCATCTTATGATGTTCATGACCAATCGGATCTTGACGTGCTATGATTGTTACTGTATCCATATCGAAGAGATGCCCTAATCAAATGCCTAGTGGCATGATCAAAGCAATGATCGTAAGCTATGTCTGACACTACATGGAATCGGGCGCCGTGTGAAATGTAGCTCTTCTATTTCTGTACAGAGTTAGCAAATTGGAGATGCAAAAACTGCCCATCAGGCCTCCTTGGCTTGTGAAATTTGCGATGAACTGAATATGAAACATACAATTCAGGTTTGTAATGTCACATTTGTTTAAAAGTAAAGAGTATGCAAATTACCAAACTTCATGACAAGTCTGCATACACATGGACTGCTATAATCATTTCAGATGGGAAACTGGACGCGGCATGAACACACAAATCAAAGCAACTTTCTGCTGCACATTTTGTAGCTCGAACAATTCCAAAATCAAAACTATAGATAGATACATACTCCACATAACATAACTGACTGGTTCCTGAACTTTTTCCTGCTACAGGCTATCATGTAGCAGTACTTAAAAACTTGCTTGCATGATTTGAACATGTAAACTCTTTAATTGCATAGCAAGTCTTTTTTTCTGTGTGGGGACAAGTCTATAGACATGGACTGGTAAAATCATTTCCAAAATGAAAATTGAGCACATCATTCATGGTCTTTAACCAGCTTTGCAATGCAGATAATACAGCACCAATCAAGGGGACACGTCAGAATGAATCCAAAATCCAGATATATAGATAGATAAAAAGCATCATCAATTTAGATGTCTTTGCACCTAAAAGATAAAACTCACTAACATAGTCATCAAACAACACTTTGTAGAAGACAAGCAAAAAAGGTTCAACTGCTGGAAGCTACCAGTCCACATGGATACAACATAACTGACAATATATAGTTCCTGAACTTTTCCCTGCTACAGTCTATCATAGATACTTCAAAACTTGCTTGCTTGCTTGATTTGAACATGTAATCTCTTTCATTGCCTCCTCCTATCCAAAATAACCTGCAAGAGCAAAAACAACATTGATAGTTAGTAACGTAGGAACAGCAAGTGCTGCAATGTCATTGATCAGACAAAAAAGAAACATTGCCAGGATGAGCAGCAGAAACCTGAGTGATCCCCCAAAACAAAACCCATAGTAGTCAGGCTACtgaagagcttcatcatcatcaacaaatAGGTGATCCATTTCATCGGTGTTCATTGGGCTCTGTGGAGAATCAACCGGCGTAGGAGCCGGCAGCGCGTAGGCGAGGCGGTAGCTGACCAGATTTGGGTCCAGGGCACGGATCTTCGGGGTGCTTGAAAACGCCGCCTCGGCATCCAATTTCCTCTTGAAGATCACCATGGAGACCGTCAAACCTTCTGGCCTGGCTTCCACCACAGGCCCAAACTTGCTGAAGATCTTGACGAGGTCACTCGCCGGAGGGACGGTGTCCGGGCCGGTGAAGTTCAGCGACAGCCCGGTCAGCAAAGGCTCATCCTTGTTGAGGCCACCATTCTGCGGCTTCACTGAAGGAGCAGCAGCAGCCCCGGTGCACTTTGCCATCGTCACACCTGCAGCTGCATTCGCCTGAAGATCGGCTTTGTGGCTCACCGGCGACAGCGACATCCGGTGTGCGGCCTGGCTCATGAGCCTCCCCATCTTCGTGGTCGTCTGGTGAGACGCGGGCTGTGGCCTGGGCTCATACTTCTCCTCCATCTCCAAGGGATCTTCCGCGCTCTCGCTTGCGCTGCCGTCGCAGGTGCAGTACCTTGACATCTTCCGTTTGTGCTCGGCGGCATTGTCGCCCTTTGGCCTTCCCCTCTTAGTGACACGGCGTGCCGGCGTGCCCTCCCTGACACCGTCGGCAATGCCGTCGATGCCATGGCAAGCCGTGTACACGGGGAGGCCTCGGGTGCCCCTCCACCGGGTGAAGGCCGTGAGCTGCGCCATGGCGACGGTGAGCTCGAGCCTGTCGGCTCCGGCCAGCGGCGCGACGGCAAGCGCGGAGACGTACTCGACGAACGCCTCGCCGCGGAACGCGTCCCTGGTGAAGGCGGCATCCACCACCGCGCCCTGCGCGCCCTCACGGACGCCGGGGTTGTCGATCACCTGCTTCTTGGAGACGCGGTAGCCGATGGCGCAGCCGCACGACAGGCCGGCTTCCACGCGGCGCGCGACCTCGCCGAGCGCGGTGTCCAGGGCGGAGGCGAACGGGGACATGGTGGCGCGGGCGCCCCAGAGCTGGACGTGGGCGCGGTCGACGGCGGCGAAGCGCCGGAACCCgtcgcggaacgggcagagcgccGCGGCGCCGGACACCCACGCGAACGTCTTCTGCCAGAAGTtggcgacgaggacggccccgtCCTTCCGGCGCTCCGCCAGCGCGAGCGCCGACGCGTCCGCCGGGTCGAGCACCTGGGCCGGCCACCACGGGTAGCCCTTCACCTTGGACCACACCAGCCGATTCGGCGCcgcgatcccctcctcctcctcctcgaacgCGCAGCCGTACCGAGCGCGCCCCTCCCCCTTCGCCGCACGCGCCGCCCGCTTCTTGGTCTTGGTCCGCCGGTCGCATCCCCCCTCCTGAAGCACCTCCGCCGCGTCCGAGCGCAAGACCCGGTGCCTCGACGGGCGCCCCACGGCGCTCCCGAGCCCCTCGTCGACGTTCTTGGCGCccgcgccctcctccggcgccagaGCAGACGCCATGTGACCCGCCAGCGCGCGCGCCCTCTCGCCGCCCCTtgttgggagggagagggagaggtcctCGCCGGAGAGCGTGCAGAAGTAGGCCATGGACGGGACGGGGACGGAGGCGGAGGGGTTCGATCGGTTGGGGTTTAGGGGGAGTTCGAGGCGACGAGGAGAGGAGAGATCGATGGCACTATTTGCAAAACCGCAATCTTGCGGGGGACGGAGGCGGGGGTACGTGAGCGAAAGGGCAGCTGTATTTTTTCTCTTTCCAAAAGAAAAAGTTTCAGTCTTTTTGGAGTTTCTGTTTCCTTGTGTACAGTACTATGCAGATGCCTTTTTTACAGCCTCTGATTTCATCATCATCAGCTGGGGCCTTGTAGTGCTGTGAACATGCCATTCAATTTGAATTTGAAAAGAGAAGATTGCTTTCTTATGATCAGGTACTGCCCACCAGCAGGTTTTAGTTGAGAACATGCAGTCATTTTTTGTAAATCTTCTGGCCAATGATGTACTGAATTTTAGCTTGTATATTGAATTTGTCACATGAAATTTAATACCAGTCGAATCGATCCATCGATATAAAAGATGGCATTGCATTCCTACTGTTTTTCATCACCGATATAAAAAGATGTCATTATGGCATTGGTGACATGCAACAGCTGTGGTTGTTGGGGACTTAGGTTAAGTACAATTCCATCCAGGCGGTGTTGCTGCTAGCGAATCACACCGGACCAGAGGCGCTGGGCTATTGGACAAAACCCGTGAAGTGGGTCGGAAGGAAGAAATCCGTTCGAAAGAGAAGGGAGGCCACAAAGCAAAATCGTGGTAGAAACTGCCACCTGTGATCTCCTGTCTACACCTGCTGCAACAGCTGGTTGGTTGGTTGCACAAGGCACGTGTGACCTTCATCTCAAAACACAAAGGACCACAAGTAGTGGCGGAGGGCGCAATATTTTTAAGGTGGGGCGAACCTTGTACCGGCTATGGTTGTGAAAACATGCCACCAAGAATTAAAGCACACACAAAATGCTCAATACCCTGGACTGCACAAACAAATAGTTTTTTCGATTATATTTTCATGTGCTACCCGGGCTTGGATCGGTGGGTCGGATGCTCCCGTGCCGCCTTGCTTTTCTGGGTTATGCTGGGGCCGAGCCCCATACAACAATGCCCTCCTTTTCCTCCTTTCATGTTTTTTCAACCATGCACCGAGTGATGCATGCACGACTGGATCTGGATCAACCTGGCAGTCGGGTCAGGTTTAGCCGGGTCGACCTCTACCAGACCCATGCCCAATTACACAATTGGGTCCATCCTACGCCCACACCCGTACCCATTGGGTAACCCGACCATATCGGGTGCCCATCGGGTGTAGTACCATTTAATAATTATTAATATTAATTTTAGGTGATGTGCAAGTTGTATTCCTACTGTTTTTCTCCACTGATATAAAAGCTGGCATTGTGGCATTAGTGACATGCAACAGCAGTGGTTGTTGGGGATTGAGGTTAAATAAAATTCCATCGAGGCAGTGTTGCTGCTAGCAAATCACACCGGACCAGAGGCGCTGGGCTATTGGACAAAAGCTATGAAGTGCGCCAAAAGGAAGAAATCTATTCGAAAAGAAGGGAAGGCCACAAAGCAAAATCGTGGTAGAAACTGCCACCCTGATGTCATGTATGCACCTGCTGCAGTAGCCGGTTGGTTAGTTTGCACAAGGCACGTGTGATCTTCGTCTCAAAAAACAAGTGACCACAAGCCATGTCGGCAAATGTGTAGGTTTTTactcttagggcatgtacaatgaagGCAGCACCAAGGTGTGGCCCCAGCCATCCACATAGATAAATGAAAATGAAGCTACTAGTGTGTGCCACAATCAGCCAACAGAAGCGATACTCTTTGATGCCATCAGCTTACTTTTTCTTTCTCAACAACTTGTTTATCTCTACACAAACATTCCTAACAGTATAATAAGAACATGTCATTTTTGCCTAATAAATTGACCCATCTAATTCATATCATCAATATATGGAGTGGATTAACCCATCTAAACAAAAGAGAGACGAACAAGTTGAACTACATACCTTCTATCCCTCATTGAAAAGTTGATCTTTCAATCTTGTGGCAGCCCTCACATGGATCTCCTTTGCCCATGGCTTCATTGTTGTAGTGTCGGCACTCAACATCTCTGTGAAATTGTCAAACAACTTGGTTCTTTCCACAACTAACTTCGCCAATGTCCTCTCCTTTGCTGCCTCATATGCAAGTCGGTTAGCTTCTACCTTCTGAGTAGATAGACGAATCTATAATTTCACCATCTCATTTGTGTGCACCTTAGTGCCAGATTGTGCTTGTAGAAGGCCTCAATCTGTTCATTCATGTTATTCATCTCAGtatgtgaaagaacatgcggtgcccccatgtttggttttggtaattgatgacaatctctatggactaatggtttccttgagttatatttgaaggttttgtccataggcttttcttggagtacatgtgttggtttcaaggagagtttgtgtcgaccaaggtgctattcaaggaattatccaaagattggtcatttgagagttgagcttattgcaagcatgtcttgaagaagaagattgtgtgatcattcatgtttaccttcaagacatcatccaaacgaagagagttggaaagattcaaggttgatcaagactaagtcaagagtgaatcaagttgatcaactcacaaagagtagaagatgtaccgagagggatcaagtgatcccatggtatggtaagcattgtccattgcactttgtgtactaacccatggtctatgtgagagtctatgtggggttaggtacatgtccatgggcttgcgttaagaggatgatatcatacaacccatgggaaggatgacatcaagtggtgatcgtcatcaagattgtcgtgtgcaatttcaagtggagaatcacgaagagatcaagtgcttgaagcttgccatccattgtggtgtcaatggactcgtgaagatgtgccgaagagtggctcacccatagtggagtatgggggagcaatcatctagtcttcatcgacccaacgcaatcaagaaaggtggtccatcttgaggaggacaagatcgtcatcatctaactcaagtggatcatgtgcaaggcaaaggtttgcccttgataggttttctattttaccggtctcatggtggtagttgggaaaccgggttataggatcgatagccgtactatcaaggggggctctcaagtgagtagcttgatcgtatcgttcgtcgagagctcaaaccattgcatccttgcatcatgtttcttggttcttgtttggttctctttgtgagtcttagagcttatggtcatcttgatgacaagcttgagttcatcgaaaacggagttcgcatgcgtcttctatgatgtttacGGTGTTGTAggtttaccggtcttatccgaggaagggtcctcaccattttcttatgggccttttctaattttcttcttattgatatttctttgaagattgtgttagcccttgttgctagctttccaacaaacttggtttcatcgaattcggagtccgtttgcaaaagttgtggcagttttggtgttctgaaaaggctgcagcggtactaccgcgaattggagcagatgtaattttttactaccgctccagagcagtactacgtggctcctacagcggtagtaccgctccggaccaaaaactcgtcccaagtcttgcggtggtaggcccggatgtatttttttagtaccgctcgcaagcagtagtaccgctaccatttgcggtagtaccgtgaggtcgagcggtagtaccgtgaggacgagcggtagtaccgctccggcggttc
Proteins encoded in this window:
- the LOC123086277 gene encoding uncharacterized protein is translated as MAYFCTLSGEDLSLSLPTRGGERARALAGHMASALAPEEGAGAKNVDEGLGSAVGRPSRHRVLRSDAAEVLQEGGCDRRTKTKKRAARAAKGEGRARYGCAFEEEEEGIAAPNRLVWSKVKGYPWWPAQVLDPADASALALAERRKDGAVLVANFWQKTFAWVSGAAALCPFRDGFRRFAAVDRAHVQLWGARATMSPFASALDTALGEVARRVEAGLSCGCAIGYRVSKKQVIDNPGVREGAQGAVVDAAFTRDAFRGEAFVEYVSALAVAPLAGADRLELTVAMAQLTAFTRWRGTRGLPVYTACHGIDGIADGVREGTPARRVTKRGRPKGDNAAEHKRKMSRYCTCDGSASESAEDPLEMEEKYEPRPQPASHQTTTKMGRLMSQAAHRMSLSPVSHKADLQANAAAGVTMAKCTGAAAAPSVKPQNGGLNKDEPLLTGLSLNFTGPDTVPPASDLVKIFSKFGPVVEARPEGLTVSMVIFKRKLDAEAAFSSTPKIRALDPNLVSYRLAYALPAPTPVDSPQSPMNTDEMDHLFVDDDEALQ